The following is a genomic window from Myxococcales bacterium.
TTCGTTCTCTTCGAGAGCTTCTGAGATGAGCTTGAGGGACGTTCTCATATCGCTGCCATACTCCACGCCCACGTTGAGCACGATACGAATCACTTCGTCGCTGAGCGACCAGTTCAATACTCGGCCGGTAATGAACTCTTGATTCGGAACGAGCAGCTCCTGACGGTCCCAATTGGTAACGGTCGTAGCTCGAATCTGCATCCGGGTTACGACACCGCTGACGTCCCCGACCGTGACGATGTCACCCACGCGAATGGGACGTTCGACCAGGATGATCAAGCCGCTGATGAAGTTCGCGACGATCTCCTGTAGGCCGAATCCGATTCCGACGCCCAGGGCCGCCACCAACCACTGAATATTGTTCCAGTGAAAACCCACGGTGCCGGCCATTAGAGAGACACCGAGGATCAAGATGAAGTATCGAGCAAGAGTCGCGTACGCGAGGCGGCTCCCCGAGTCGGTCGTGCCGCGCAAGCGCAAGACGACTTCGAGCAAGGACGGCAGGGTGCGCACAGAGACGTAGGTCATGAGTCCATACAAGAGAGCGATCCCGAACTCGGCAAGAGTCACTGGGACTAGCTTCTCCTCGCCCGTCGTCCCCTCGAGGTACTCCCAGAGTGTCACGTCGCGCAGAATGGCCAGTGCCGGAAGCACGCTGGACCAGATCGCACTGAGCAGAACGATGCTTATCGCCAAGAGGCCTACGTTGAGCAACAGGCGCGTATCCTGGTCTGTTTCCCGTCAGCAGAACCTGGACTTCTGGACGCCCTAATCTAAGAGACACTTTACGGGGCCATGAATCCCAAGGAGAGTCTCGACAAGGGCAAGGACCCGGAAGCAATCCACCGAAGCCGCAGTGCGGGCAAATTGTCGCGGTTCGGGCCAGCCTCCATCCCTCGTTTTCCGCAAACTCACATGCCTAACTGCTCATCCCCGTTTTCCCGCAATGTCACCCTATATAAAGAATAGAGAGTGACATTTCGGGAAAGCACAGGGTAGGTAGACCCTGACATTACGGGAAAGCGGCGGTGGGGGGGCGTGGTGGGAGTCCATGCCCGACTCGAGAGCAGGCTTCGTGCCAGGGACAATCTTCGCTCCACAACCTAGGATCTGTCCGAGTCGGGACATCAGACGGGCCGCGAGCCCGCCCGGAGAGGCCCGGCCCGGAGGCGTCGAAATGAACCTGAAAGGCGAGCCCGCCCACGTTGGCCGATTCTGCGGTGCGAACGAATACGCGATCACCCAGGAGGTTGTGGACTTCTATCGTGACGCGCTCGACGATCGTGACGATCGCCATCCCGAGCTGGCACCGCCGCTCCTCCACCACTCCGAGTGCTACAAATTCGTCGGCGACTGGTATCTGAAGAATCTGTTTGGGAATCTGCACGCGCAGCAGGATTGGGAGTTCTTCTCACCGATCCGCGTCGGCAGCACGGTTCGGACCGTTTCCACGATCGTCGACCGCTACCAGAAGCGGGGACGAGACTATGTACTGAACGAGACCGATCTCTTCGACATCTCCGACGGGCGCTTGCTGGTGCGCGGCCGCACCTACCAGTCTTTCCTGCCTCCGCGTGATACGAAGCATGAAGATGGCTTCGTGGTGGATGACGAAACGGCGAAGAAGAAGCCCGAAACGAGCGCACGCCCACCCTTCCCGACTGCGACCGGTGCGGATCTCGACTCTGTGAAGAAGCACATCGACGCGCGTCGCTGCTGGATGTTCTCGGGACCCGGCGCCAATTACCACACGGACCGGGAGCAGGCAAAGAAGCTTGGCTTCCCGAATATCGTCGTGCAGGGAATGATGACGACGTGCTTCGTCTCAGAGGTGATGCAGAGGGCCTTTGGCATCGGTTGGCTCCAGGGTGGCCGCATGTCGCTCAAGCTGACCAATGTGCTCTGGGTCGACGAGGACGTGCAGGCCTTCGGCAGAGTGCTCAAGGAGACACCCGAGAGTGACGCGACGCGGGTGCACTGCGAGGTCTGGGTCGACAAGCCGGATGGAACGCGAGTGGCGCTGGGTACGGCGAGCGCGGTGCGCCACTGACCCGCCGCAACTGGCCCGCCTCCCCTCACAGCCGTGGATCGAGCCCGCGGAATAGACCTCGTCTGGAAGGAAATGGCGGCAATCCGAACTATCCACAGCACTACCATTTGGAGCGGAACCATCAGGGGCTCGACAACGAGTTGATCGAGAAACTAATCGACGCACCAAATTTGGGCGCAGTAGTCGAATGTCGAGAGAGGCTCGGCGGTGTCTTGAAATATTACCACCGGAGGGCCGCGTTATAGTGGGCCGAGTATTGGCACCATACGACCAGTATTTGTTGTTGTTTTCCAGAGTCCAAAACATTTGCCATAGCCCGCGAAGGTAGTTGCCTCGCGCGCCGTCATTATCCCGGCCGACTTCATGCCCTTTGGCCGGTTTTGGGGTGATCACTGAGGGCCCTCGGTGATCACCTATCTCCCTTCGAGCACGCGCGGATGTAGTACACTAGAACGATGTTCCAAATCCTTCAGTTGCCTGGCGTCGCCGCGGTCCAGCTGATTGTATTGGCTGCCGCCGCACTGTTGCCGGGGTGTGCGATGCTTCCAGAACTGCCCTTTCTCATTGATCATCCGCCGACGCAGTCCTCGCCCAGCCGGGAGGTCCCCCGAGCTCAGCCAACAGGGAATCCTCACTCAGACGAATGGCTGCAAGGGAGCGCTTTCGCGGACCTTCCTGTCCCACCGAATTTCGAGCTCATGTCCGATGAGTCCTACGTCTTTCTTCAGGGATCGATCCGCAGCGCTGATCTCAACTACATTGGGAATGCAATCGTCTCCGACGTGATCCGTTTCTACCAAAAGGAGATGCCGCCTCTCGGGTGGCACTTAGTGCGGTTCACGGGCATCAATATGAAGACCCTGTCGTACTCCAATGGGGTCGAGGTCTGCGAGATCATCCTCGAACGCCACTCGGAGCATTCCTCGGCGCCTGACGCGAGCGGCACCGAGGAGTGGCACGATGGAGTGTCGGCGGGGCCCGATGACACCCCCAAGCTTCAGACGCACCTTCACATCAAACTGCACGAGAGATAGGGCCCGCCCCGGGAGGCTTGCCATGTACCGGAGGTTGTTGATTTCGTCGATTGGCTGCGCGCTGGGATCCTGCATCTGGCTCACCGGCTGCGCTCTGCTAGAACAGAGCCCACCGCCAGCGCCGCCCCCTGACGTGGCTATGGCGCCACCGGCCCCCGAGCGGCCGGGTGCGCCTTGGCAGGACACTCGCTTCGAAGACATCCCGGTTCCGCCAGAGTTCGATCTCGACTACGACCATTCATACGTCGACATCAGTAACGGCGGCCGGCGGCGCATCGCAGATCTACGCTACACCGGAAGCCCCTCTCCGACGGAAGCCCTAGCCGGAATCCAGCGAGAAATGCTGCGCTCTGGGTGGAGCCTCGAGTCACTGAGCGGCGTCTCGATCAAGTCGCTTCGCTACTCGAAGTCCGGTGAACAGTGCGACATGATCATTCGAACGGCCGACGAGGGCGGAACGCTGATCGTCGTGAGGGTTCAGCCCGCACCTTGAGGGCTCTGCCTTTCGTTCCCGAACATGATGAGGGCGCAACCTCAGCTGCTCGCGTTGCGCGAAGACCCGCGTCCAGTTGCCGGCTCGATGGACGCCGCCGCAACTGGCCCGCCTCCCCTCGCTTTCCCGCAAACTCACATCCCCCACAACTCACTCCCCGTTTTCCCGCAATGTCACCCTATATAAAGAATAGAGAGTGATATTTCGGGAAAGCACGGGGTGGGGGTGCATGTGACTTTGCGGGAAAACAGGTGGCTGGTGGGGGTGACGTAGTGGAAAAGCTGGGCCCCGTGAAGTGTCTCTTGGAATAGACCGCTCAAATTTCCGAATCTTGCTGACGGGCTACAGGCGCGCACGACCAAGACCCTGGACTTCCCCCGCCTTTAGATACTTTGGTCAAGCGGGGGAAGTCCACCGATACTGCGGTCGGAGGAGTGTCATGGCGATGGAAGCGGGGAATCGAGGCATAGCGAAGCTACCGCACTCCGATCGGGGCGGCCGGATGTTCTGGGAACCAAACTCAAAAGCTGTCGACGAGTGCTTCGAGACGGCCGCGCGCGTCATTGGTGAGCGACACACCGTCACCGACGACGATCGCATCGAAGTCGAGTTTGAGCAGCACTCGCACGCTCTCCCGTAGTCGTTCCGGGTCGTCGATCACTTTGTCCGGCAACAGTGAGAGACTGCCGGGCGGATTTCCGATCAACACGTCTCCGACAATCAGGAGTCGCCGCTTCGGGTCGTGAAGTGCGATCTCTCCCGGGGACTTTCCGGGACACCCGATGACTGTAAAGGCGCCCAGGCGTTGCCCCGGCTTGAGATCTTCGTCGATTGCAATGCCCTGTCCGCGCGCGTGCTCGGCATCGGAGGGATGGATCGCGATCTTGGCCCCGGTACGCTCATGAATCTGGCGTGCCGCGCGGGTGTGGTTGCGGTTGGTGAGCAGGATGCGCGAGACGCCCTCACGGGCCAGCCGGCTGAGGATTTCTTCGCCGGGTTCCACCGGGTCGATGCAGAAATTTCCCGCTGGGTCGCGCACAAGGGTCCCATTGAAGTCATAACCGTGACGCTCGGACAGGACACCCCAACTGAATATGCCTGGCAGGATCTCGCGCATGGTCCGAGTGTACCTGATTCGTCTGGCATCTTGACGGGGGGCGGGGTTGTAAGAGAGAATCAATCGCAGGAGAACGGAAGATGGAGCGTTCTCGGGGTCGCGCCGCCCGCGCCTATCAC
Proteins encoded in this region:
- a CDS encoding MBL fold metallo-hydrolase, with protein sequence MREILPGIFSWGVLSERHGYDFNGTLVRDPAGNFCIDPVEPGEEILSRLAREGVSRILLTNRNHTRAARQIHERTGAKIAIHPSDAEHARGQGIAIDEDLKPGQRLGAFTVIGCPGKSPGEIALHDPKRRLLIVGDVLIGNPPGSLSLLPDKVIDDPERLRESVRVLLKLDFDAIVVGDGVSLTNDARGRLEALVDSF
- a CDS encoding mechanosensitive ion channel; the encoded protein is MAISIVLLSAIWSSVLPALAILRDVTLWEYLEGTTGEEKLVPVTLAEFGIALLYGLMTYVSVRTLPSLLEVVLRLRGTTDSGSRLAYATLARYFILILGVSLMAGTVGFHWNNIQWLVAALGVGIGFGLQEIVANFISGLIILVERPIRVGDIVTVGDVSGVVTRMQIRATTVTNWDRQELLVPNQEFITGRVLNWSLSDEVIRIVLNVGVEYGSDMRTSLKLISEALEENERVLRDPKPLVTFDEFGDNSLKITARAYIGSLANRWELASDLNLAINDKLTEAGIVVAFPQRDVHLDTASPLEIRIQPTVREGSS